The following are encoded in a window of Vigna unguiculata cultivar IT97K-499-35 chromosome 8, ASM411807v1, whole genome shotgun sequence genomic DNA:
- the LOC114195562 gene encoding heavy metal-associated isoprenylated plant protein 28: protein MANMQIVPAYNNSVEAQYVEMMVPLYSYGCEKKIKKTFSNLKGIYSVNVDYYQQKVTVWGICNKYDVLETVKSKRKDARFWNQEHNVVLEKSESGFPQKHFKPSLALTKVRSLSLKAWKKVFTRSYSF from the exons ATGGCCAACATGCAAATTGTCCCAGCTTACAACAACAGTGTAGAGGCACAGTATGTTGAAATGATGGTTCCATTGTATTCCTATGGAtgtgagaagaaaataaagaaaacctTCTCCAATCTTAAAG GCATATACTCTGTGAATGTGGATTACTATCAACAAAAGGTGACTGTGTGGGGAATTTGCAACAAATATGATGTGCTAGAAACGgtgaaaagcaaaagaaaagatGCTAGGTTTTGGAACCAAGAACACAATGTTGTATTAGAGAAATCAGAATCAGGTTTTCCTCAAAAACATTTCAAACCCTCTTTAGCTTTAACCAAGGTTCGATCCCTGAGTTTGAAAGCATGGAAGAAGGTCTTCACTAGATCATATTCTTTCTGA
- the LOC114193446 gene encoding heavy metal-associated isoprenylated plant protein 9 has protein sequence MGEEAKQEQPVAEARPEEKPAEEKKEEKPEEKPEEKPAEEKKEEPKPPSPCVLFVDLHCVGCAKKIERYIMKMRGVEGVVIDMAKNEVTIKGIVEPQAICNIITKKTKRRASVISPMPEAEGEPIPEVVNSQVSGPVTVELNVNMHCEACADQLKRKILQMRGVQTAMTEFTTGKVLVTGTMDANKLVDYVYRRTKKQAKIVPQPEPEAEPEKKEESKEGEKGGAEESKPEEKKEEEKPAEEAKKEEGGEGEKKEQKGGEEAMEEAKKEENVVVAANNIDDEGLKRMMYYYQYPPLYVIERIPPPQLFSDENPNACCIT, from the exons ATGGGTGAGGAAGCAAAACAG GAACAACCAGTGGCTGAAGCCAGACCAGAGGAAAAGCCAGCAGaggaaaagaaggaagaaaaaccAGAAGAAAAACCAGAAGAAAAGCCAGcagaagagaagaaggaagagCCTAAACCACCTTCCCCATGTGTGCTATTTGTGGACTTGCATTGTGTGGGATGTGCCAAGAAAATTGAGAgatatattatgaaaatgagAG GAGTTGAGGGAGTGGTAATTGACATGGCTAAAAATGAAGTGACCATAAAGGGTATAGTGGAGCCTCAAGCGATCTGCAACATAATCACCAAGAAAACAAAGAGAAGAGCCAGTGTTATATCTCCAATGCCTGAAGCAGAAGGAGAACCTATACCAGAAGTGGTCAATTCTCAG GTTAGTGGACCAGTTACTGTGGAACTAAACGTGAACATGCACTGTGAGGCCTGTGCTGATCAACTCAAGAGAAAGATACTACAAATGAGAG GAGTTCAAACAGCAATGACAGAGTTTACGACAGGGAAGGTTCTTGTGACAGGGACCATGGATGCAAATAAGCTAGTAGATTATGTGTACAGACGCACCAAAAAGCAAGCCAAGATAGTTCCCCAGCCAGAGCCAGAAGCAGAGccagaaaagaaagaagagagtaaAGAAGGAGAGAAAGGTGGTGCAGAAGAGAGTAAACCtgaggagaagaaagaagaagagaagccAGCAGAGGAAGCAAAGAAAGAAGAGGGTGGTGAAGGTGAGAAGAAGGAGCAAAAGGGTGGTGAAGAAGCCATGGAAGAAgcaaaaaaagaagagaatgtgGTAGTTGCTGCTAACAAcattgatgatgaaggattgaagAGGATGATGTACTATTACCAATACCCTCCACTCTATGTCATTGAACGAATACCACCCCCACAACTCTTCAGTGATGAAAATCCTAATGCATGCTGCATTACATGA